CCTTTAAACAATCCCTCACTGCAACCCGCATCATCTGCATCATCTGTTTGCTACATCTACATCCAAGCTATCAAAGCAATATAAACTTTacttaattgattttgttttacgTTACAGCGAAGACAATTCTACAATAGACAGTCCTTACCCAGAGCCCATAGCCACAGTCCCCACCACATCCAGTACCACGACAACCACAACAACCACGAGAAGGCCTACCACCACGTCTACCACCACCACGACAACGACTACCACACCAAAACCCACCACCACTTCTACCACGACGACGACAACTACCACTCCTAGGCCAAGACCTGAACATCCATACTACACCTACTACCCGGTCAGGCCGAGGCCTTCAAGCCCAAGTAGTCCAGACAATACAACTACCTTCAGACGCCCTGAATACCCAAGACGGCCTTACTCAGAGTTTCCTCGAAGACCTGAATACCCTCGTAGGAGACCGGAGCCAAGACCGAGTGAAGAACCTACAAACCATGATTCGTCTAGGGATGAGGTTTCAAGACCTGAGCCTACAAGACCCGAGTATCCCAGACCAGAGCCCACTAGACCTGATACTGTCATCCCAAGACCTGAACCAAGACCAGCGCCTCCTCCAGAACCGAGGCCGTCTCCGGCTCCCGAACCTTCACCAGAAGTGACTGATGATAGAAGAACCAATGAAATAGGAGGGGAGAATCCTGACGATGACTTCAATCCTAATGAAGTGCACTGCCTTGATGGATATGTGAAGAACGATGAAGGACGTTGTGTTGGTAAGTCTGCACTTTGATTATCATATTTTGGAAATATGgttttatatgaattattatttaattataattctcTAAATCTTCAGTTCCCCATAtaggaatgaaataaaaaaatattttaggcaaCTGCCAATACATAAGTACCTTAACCTAAATGTACATATCAAGTATCATATAGTAACTAACATAATTACGTTATCCGTAAAGTTTTAAACTACCCGCAAACTTAACATTATCATCACCAAAGGAAGGGCTACGTAGTTAATTAATAAGACCatgaaataatcatttatatcaCAGATATTACGATTAACCTGCCTATAAATTTTGTCAGATAGCCAACAGATTTTAGGTATTAACAAACTAAACTTAGAAGGAACCTCGGTTTCCTACACTCAGTaacctatttgaaaaatttgtACCCACCGGTTACAGACCTCAACTGGAGAAGCGATTTATAACCGACTAccctcaattttttttatgtaaatctgATCTGATATTGCAgtaggaacaatttttacaGTTAATTGCCAAACTTTAAATACGTCTGTAAAGAACCGCGCaatagtttacaataaaattattaaagctTATCGGTTCTCATCAGTAGTAAGAAATTATTCTACTGAGTACGTAAGTTTTTGATTACGGTTTATTTCTCAGATGACGATGAGTGTGCGTCGGGTCAGCACGCGTGTCGCAACCTGGAGGTCTGCGTGAACAAGCCTGGCGGGTACGTGTGCGAGTGCGTGCCCGGCTTCCGCAAGGACGGCAATGGATGGTGCATTCCCCTACCTGCCTCTACGAGCAGTACCACTACCACTACTAGCACCACCACTGAAACTGCTGGTAATTATAATTCttctctgtttttttttattagcgtGTTATCTCTTCTTCATTTGAGTTCAGGAAATTTGTAAGAGCTTGGTGATCCATCCACGATATTGTCAGTAGCGATTTCACACTTATGCTACTTCCTTGTAGTGAGAAGTGAAACTGCAAAGTCGAATAAATTTTAGTGGTTCTTTGAAACCAGCAAGAAaatgattaacccccggtttctgaggtacatttagcggtagtttatctatcttatagcatttaaactcatataaaaaaaacgttattgaatagataatttagcgctaaatgtactcagaaaccggacattagAAGCCTTATCTATGTGCTTAACTCAGCAATGCTTAATTTAATGAAACTTCATTAGTGACTGTTATCATTTTGCTATCGTTAACAGTATCAGTACCCGAATACCAGCCGCCACCGTACAGGCCATCACGTCCTTACGGCAGATATCCAGCGACCAGAAACTGTGAAATGGGATACAAGTTCGACCCTCGACGTAACGACTGCGTTGGTAAGTAACATTTACTAAATCGAAGCACATGCTGCACATGTCACTATCATTAACTAAATCGAAACTTCAAGAACAGATCCCGGACAAGAATCTTTTATAATCCCATATGCCTTTTTACGATACTCTATAAGTATTTGAGAAGGTGCCCTAAGCAAACTAAGATTCTGTCCAATTAAATACCACAATAATTCTTTTGGGCTGTTTGTTGTGCCCTCTAGACATGATGTTCTAAACAATTGCCTAATTTGCATGTCAGTTAAATCGGCCCTAGTTACGTAAaggttacaaataaaaaactaaaaccaaTCTTTGTTACAGATATAGACGAATGTGCGACAAACACGGCGACATGTTCTCCGCGAGAAGACTGCATCAACATTCCTGGAGGGTTCCGCTGTGAGTGCGGCTGGCGCTGTCGCGCTGAACTTGAAAGGCCTTCATACAATATGAGTAAGTTAGCAGTTagtaaacattaataaaaaataaaattatcttgtGTTGTGCGGCATACCGAGTAGCGAATTTTGAATTGCCTGGAAAGGTCTCGATGACCCATATTTTTGCGCATCGAACTCCTTTCAGTAACGAACGAATAACGAACGAATTATTTGCTTAATAAGCGTGCTAATATGACAACCAAAAGGTAaagatttctttataaaaatatttagtctcTTAAAGACATTGTTTAGGCCTGAATCAGAATCAAATTAGAGAATCTCTGGATGACAGCCTGTATTTCAATGTTCTTTTTCTAGCTCCAGCAACAACTACTCCGCCCCCGAGAATGCCATCTCCCGGCGACAGTCGCAGCATCATCACCGTGGGAGCTCAGTACGGACAGCGAGGACCTTACTCCCCTCGTCCCATCTACTCCAGGGTGCCTGAGGTTGGAGCTGTTATCGCTTCGTGCCCCTGGGGCTACAAGCTAACGCCTGAAAAGAGATGTTATGGTTAGTAATATATGACCAAAGACTACTTTCAAAGTGTGTATTATGAAATGCACACATTGAAAGTAGTCTTTGAAAGAAAGCCAGCTACCATATTATGTTGCTTTTTTCGATCAGTTCCTTTACAGAGTGGGCTTCATTCGAAGGTTTTCCTTAATTCAATTTTACTCCTGCGATAAATGTAGCTTTGCGTTTTCCATTAATTTCAACTATTCTTGTAGATATCGATGAGTGTGCACGCAACACATCAGAGTGCGGTCCTCAGCAGCGCTGTGAGAACTTCTACGGCGGGTACTCCTGCCAGTGCCCCGCTGGACACCGCCTCGTTGGACAGAACCAGTGTGAAGATATCAACGAGTGCATGCATGGAAACGTTAGTATGCTCCTGGAATTATGTATCGAATACCTCCCTCTCTGACCACAATATCAATGTTTTGTTCACTATCAACTGATACTTAAGGTGTAAATATAGCATCTTCTGAAGAGGAGGATGTAGGGAGGTGTAAAACCACCGAAAGTTATTGAATTTGTTACTTACCATGTAGTCCAAGACTTTCACAGTCTAGGGAACTTGGTCAGTGTTTTGGTTGAATGAACTAACCACgcacttaataatattataatgcaacaggtcttaaacaattttcaattgcgtttatGACCCGTACCTATGTGTAATACCCATGACCCACAATATGTGTACaaatcgcgagagtttaaaataagGCCACACATTGTTACTCCAAGGATAACGGCACTGGTGTTTGTACCATAGTCGTTTCGCTTTAACTTACTTTTGTGACTTGACTTTCGTaaacctaataatattatttttacacctAATCATTTGTTTTCCACCAGCCATGTCCTTACAACGCAGATTGTATGAACACATACGGCTCGTACCGCTGCGTGTGCCGCGAGGGCTTTCGCAACGCTCCCTCCAATGACAAGGTGTGCGTGGACCTGGACGAGTGCGCCGAGACACCTGACGTCTGCTCCCAGGCCTGCTCCAACACCTGGGGCAGCTACCGGTGCTACTGCAAGAAGGGATATCGCCTTGATGATGACAATAAGTAAGAAATATTGATCTGTATGAGAATCTCCTTTGTTGAGTATGCTTTCTGAACCTATAGTTCAATAAAATAGTAGAGAGTTGAGGTATGAAGGGTACACGGATGACGgaagtgttttaaatttattcattcattcattttcattttcatttactaatgataacttattattaacaaaagaGACGACCAAAAGGCTTTAAGcatttgttgatttttatttaagttctgTCAAAAAACAAAGGTAAAAAAGACACCTTGGTCATATTCTTAAGTTTATAATCTGCTTCCAGGACGTGTATCGATGTGAATGAGTGCGAGGAGTACTCAGCGGTGCGGCTCCGCGGCAAGTTGTGCGGAGGAGAGTGTATCAATATCCCTGGCAGCTACCGGTGCGACTGTCCCAGAGGATACAGACTGTCTGAAGACAGCAGGAGCTGTATAGGTATGCTTATCATCCTTACTGAGAAAGTTTAAGTTTGTAATTATGTTACTCGGCTACATGGGCttacaaaaattaaatgattagTTAAAATCAACAAGGTTTAAGTTCTACATACCATCAAGAAACCTTCAGTTAAACTAGAGTGGAGTGATGTATATTTTAGTACTTCTGATGTTGTGAGGCTTTTTATCTGCCTTGAATTGCAAGGCTCGTGATGCGAAATGAATATATTACCTTTATTTCTGAGCATATTTTCTGATGTATAacgttattttttcttttgtacaGACATAGACGAGTGCGAGTCAGGAGAGGCTCGTTGCGGCAGCGGTCCCGGCGCGGTGTGTCAGAACACGCGCGGCAGCTACCACTGTCATCACATTGAGTGTCCGCCTGGATACCACCTCGAGTCCAAACAGTTAGTTCTTATGTTTCTTACcgcgattctttactactatcgactaggtccagcgcctctagcggtcttcgtagaaacttttttggcagtacatttttaatgtcaaaatctcgatacgaTGTTCAGAATCGCGTTTCCTGTACATGTTCAGATATGTTTTTGTAAGGATCAAGATAAGTTTTATAAAGTACCTATGTAAGTAGTTCTGAATAGTCAATTGTTAACATGCACTTatcatttcttttattatacttacaatCAGTAACAATTACACCTTTTTATAATTACTGAGTGAAGTAAAAGACCCAAAGTTAGAACAACTTTCGGAAAGTTTAGGAATTGGCAACATAAGCAAAAGTTTTCCGTGAAGGCTCGCTTCTTGGTTTATTCACTTGTCATGTCGTTTGTTTCCAGTCGTTGTGCAAGAGTGCAGCGCTCTTGCCAGGTTGGGGACTGGTCGTGTCTGCAGCAGCCTAGCGCCTACAGCTACAATTTCATCACATTTGTCGCTAACATCTACCTGCCTTCTGGAAGTGTAAGTTATTCGTAACTCAAGACTATATTACATGTTTACATTGAAAGATTAATGTAGACTAACGTAGAGTAAGGAAGGCAATCAAGATGTTCCATTTCGTGGAGTTGAAGTGaagtttttatagtatttccattttaaaatagtaacaCTCAATTAATGTTCtttcaacttttaataaatccagaaaaaatatatatttacgttgtcttttaaaattcaCATATTCTTGATATTTAAGGTGGATTTGTTCACGATGCACGGCCCTGCATGGAGAGAGTCCATCGTGAGCTTCGAGATGCGCATGGTGAACGTGCAAGCCTCACTGGGGGCCAAACCAGCTGACTTCAGATGCTTCGAGTAAGTCGATTTACCCCAGAATTTACACGACTAGATGCGATCTAGTCTCGTATAGTTTCACGGTATTCTCTGTGTAGATTTAGTTATTAGAAATGTCATATCATACCACCGCGGAACACATTTAGGGCTAGAATTCCGAGTCGGacaaacttaatattttctgtttttgttaGCAATATACTTAACTAACTCCGTATTCAATTTTTTTGCCATGGGACTGTCAAAAACTGTCTCTCAGTCAATTGTTAAGTATGTGTTTACCTATTCATTGCAGCATGCGTCCATCAGGCAACATCTGCGTGATCTCACTCCTGTGCTCGCTGGAAGGTCCTCAAGTAGTGGAGCTGGAGCTGACGATGTCCCTGTACCAAAGGTCGATGTTCGCCGGCAGTGCGGTCGCGAGACTCGTGGTCATTGTCTCGGAGTACGACTACTAGTGAACGAACTTTAGTGTAGAACAATAACTAGTGATTTTAGAGGCGTTATACCGtttgaatattactaaaacCTAGTTGGTGGCATACTTTAGTTAATCCTAAAACGAATTTCCCTTTCTCAATTGTGTAAGTACTTGTTTTATTCGAAGCTGTTTCTGTGTTCCCGAAACATTGACGATAATGCCACGCCCAAAATAGCTAGTTTGTTATTGTCCCTCTATGGTAAAAGACaaccttttttttaagtaggtgtccaacttaattatttatttatgactcaAACACACATGAAAATACTAGGTACGTATTCCCACAAAATCGGTGTAGCTGTTTGTCTGTGGGTAAAACTATCCGTTTTCCCATAACTTTCAAATAGATTGTTTCTTTATAGATATATCgtttattataagttaaacTAATAATCATTGGTTGTATTCGAGTCCGTATTTAGGCTAGGTTTTAGTAATAGATTCAAATGGAAACTGCTATTAGTTACATTGTTAGACGTCTCAAGTGACCAAATATGTAGTTATATATGCTACTTGACCATAAACCACTGCCTTTACGGATTTTCCATTGGTCATGCGGCAATCCTTACGTCACTATTATTTAGGTAATCATATAAAGTTACTAGCTTTGATTGAAGCAAATATATTTAAGCGCCATCTATCCTCGTTTTAAGAAACttgttaaatgttatatttcattgtatttataaactaaatgtctacttaatatttatgtattaaactggtattaaatacctttatattgattgttatccGCCTCATTTATATCGCCCTGTTGATCATagacaatgtaaataaaacgaCACCATAAATTGGaatatatctttttaattttattaagcacAAGCGTTTGTACACCATGACTTGGTGTTATTGTATATACATAACATATATACCTATTTCGTAATAGTGCACATACATTAGTAACTGATTAGAtcacaacataattatttttaaactattttctaGACAACAGATGCAAAATAatgtacaatacaatatttgtatcaCTACAACGCTCTGGTCCCTTGTACGATCCACTCCCGCGCACCaacgtattatataaaaatattatgaataaaaatataactcttaaaaataataaatgattaaatcGCAATTAATAGACGCCATAcgcaattttacaaaacaatcatgataataaaataaaatgattttaattcaaaatggAAATTGcagaaatatattgaaaatattcgaCTGACGCGtctattaatttagtatttgaaaaaatatgattaattattgCAAAAATCTTGACAAAAGACATCACTTGTCAAAGTAATAACAGCTTGTTCAAAACGTTGAGACAAAACAAACGAGATACGATTTAAAATCAAACAGATCATTGAAACaaattaatcttattttaattattaatggaAGATCAACTTAATATACTTAAGTAGATAATGGcgaagaataaaaaataaaatataaaaaaataaatattgtgatatgAAAACGTAAAAAGTGTAAATTCTATACATGATTGCGAAAGTAATGAACAGacaattttaattgtatctcatacaaacaaacaaatatttccaaTTAATTTATGAGACACTAAACCCACAAATTCATtagaaattttgatattttattatgagatcaatttaataagtaaataaaagcctGTATTGCGAATTTTTTCAAAGTGGAATCTGAAAACGGACAACGAGACCCGGAACAGCTATTTGAAGatcgaacaaatatttgttccgcctgggaattgaacccacggcctcccgacgcaCTGTTAGTAACGTGGCTACCACCTCAACGG
This Anticarsia gemmatalis isolate Benzon Research Colony breed Stoneville strain chromosome 25, ilAntGemm2 primary, whole genome shotgun sequence DNA region includes the following protein-coding sequences:
- the LOC142984030 gene encoding uncharacterized protein LOC142984030 isoform X1 — protein: MKSFFLVLVLYVSANFVTALSSNEELEITDTCCAHAEAASLSLASAAECAGVALPDDIEPEQVDVCKAALTSCCEQQFQFKDECTTGIKFAASKRCSVPDTDMGKSCCDECSFGKLTGESGGAAACGAPVASEDISPSTALKKNAFVICCLEAAENMETTTKKEATTPEEPKTTLEPKKDKCQPDSCQHICDDEGGVVRCSCESGYRLQPDKKTCKDINECAEAIDDLCTAEDTVCHNTAGAFKCVPIKKRDVGLTCPPGFKRNLVNQVCDDINECQLPRPPCPKYLCENTIGAYKCAGKPGKPYTEAVPGAITEPTVTSSTASPKNDICPPGFRAGPDDECLDIDECDERLDDCQRLSQHCINTHGGFFCQDHVSKRCAPGFKVNVATGICEDIDECEESSEVCKRTEVCINLPGAYNCKSKISTLPKLATKTCQEGTRVRPGGSVCEDIDECREGSHLCDQFQNCINTYGGHECRCKNGFELDSSSGSCVDINECLLKLDNCGPGQHCLNLLGTFTCTRRAPTTSTTTSTQPPPLYEYEYYDSDEDNSTIDSPYPEPIATVPTTSSTTTTTTTTRRPTTTSTTTTTTTTTPKPTTTSTTTTTTTTPRPRPEHPYYTYYPVRPRPSSPSSPDNTTTFRRPEYPRRPYSEFPRRPEYPRRRPEPRPSEEPTNHDSSRDEVSRPEPTRPEYPRPEPTRPDTVIPRPEPRPAPPPEPRPSPAPEPSPEVTDDRRTNEIGGENPDDDFNPNEVHCLDGYVKNDEGRCVDDDECASGQHACRNLEVCVNKPGGYVCECVPGFRKDGNGWCIPLPASTSSTTTTTSTTTETAVSVPEYQPPPYRPSRPYGRYPATRNCEMGYKFDPRRNDCVDIDECATNTATCSPREDCINIPGGFRCECGWRCRAELERPSYNMTPATTTPPPRMPSPGDSRSIITVGAQYGQRGPYSPRPIYSRVPEVGAVIASCPWGYKLTPEKRCYDIDECARNTSECGPQQRCENFYGGYSCQCPAGHRLVGQNQCEDINECMHGNPCPYNADCMNTYGSYRCVCREGFRNAPSNDKVCVDLDECAETPDVCSQACSNTWGSYRCYCKKGYRLDDDNKTCIDVNECEEYSAVRLRGKLCGGECINIPGSYRCDCPRGYRLSEDSRSCIDIDECESGEARCGSGPGAVCQNTRGSYHCHHIECPPGYHLESKHRCARVQRSCQVGDWSCLQQPSAYSYNFITFVANIYLPSGSVDLFTMHGPAWRESIVSFEMRMVNVQASLGAKPADFRCFDMRPSGNICVISLLCSLEGPQVVELELTMSLYQRSMFAGSAVARLVVIVSEYDY
- the LOC142984030 gene encoding uncharacterized protein LOC142984030 isoform X2; the protein is MKSFFLVLVLYVSANFVTALSSNEELEITDTCCAHAEAASLSLASAAECAGVALPDDIEPEQVDVCKAALTSCCEQQFQFKDECTTGIKFAASKRCSVPDTDMGKSCCDECSFGKLTGESGGAAACGAPVASEDISPSTALKKNAFVICCLEAAENMETTTKKEATTPEEPKTTLEPKKDKCQPDSCQHICDDEGGVVRCSCESGYRLQPDKKTCKEDTVCHNTAGAFKCVPIKKRDVGLTCPPGFKRNLVNQVCDDINECQLPRPPCPKYLCENTIGAYKCAGKPGKPYTEAVPGAITEPTVTSSTASPKNDICPPGFRAGPDDECLDIDECDERLDDCQRLSQHCINTHGGFFCQDHVSKRCAPGFKVNVATGICEDIDECEESSEVCKRTEVCINLPGAYNCKSKISTLPKLATKTCQEGTRVRPGGSVCEDIDECREGSHLCDQFQNCINTYGGHECRCKNGFELDSSSGSCVDINECLLKLDNCGPGQHCLNLLGTFTCTRRAPTTSTTTSTQPPPLYEYEYYDSDEDNSTIDSPYPEPIATVPTTSSTTTTTTTTRRPTTTSTTTTTTTTTPKPTTTSTTTTTTTTPRPRPEHPYYTYYPVRPRPSSPSSPDNTTTFRRPEYPRRPYSEFPRRPEYPRRRPEPRPSEEPTNHDSSRDEVSRPEPTRPEYPRPEPTRPDTVIPRPEPRPAPPPEPRPSPAPEPSPEVTDDRRTNEIGGENPDDDFNPNEVHCLDGYVKNDEGRCVDDDECASGQHACRNLEVCVNKPGGYVCECVPGFRKDGNGWCIPLPASTSSTTTTTSTTTETAVSVPEYQPPPYRPSRPYGRYPATRNCEMGYKFDPRRNDCVDIDECATNTATCSPREDCINIPGGFRCECGWRCRAELERPSYNMTPATTTPPPRMPSPGDSRSIITVGAQYGQRGPYSPRPIYSRVPEVGAVIASCPWGYKLTPEKRCYDIDECARNTSECGPQQRCENFYGGYSCQCPAGHRLVGQNQCEDINECMHGNPCPYNADCMNTYGSYRCVCREGFRNAPSNDKVCVDLDECAETPDVCSQACSNTWGSYRCYCKKGYRLDDDNKTCIDVNECEEYSAVRLRGKLCGGECINIPGSYRCDCPRGYRLSEDSRSCIDIDECESGEARCGSGPGAVCQNTRGSYHCHHIECPPGYHLESKHRCARVQRSCQVGDWSCLQQPSAYSYNFITFVANIYLPSGSVDLFTMHGPAWRESIVSFEMRMVNVQASLGAKPADFRCFDMRPSGNICVISLLCSLEGPQVVELELTMSLYQRSMFAGSAVARLVVIVSEYDY
- the LOC142984030 gene encoding uncharacterized protein LOC142984030 isoform X3 → MKSFFLVLVLYVSANFVTALSSNEELEITDTCCAHAEAASLSLASAAECAGVALPDDIEPEQVDVCKAALTSCCEQQFQFKDECTTGIKFAASKRCSVPDTDMGKSCCDECSFGKLTGESGGAAACGAPVASEDISPSTALKKNAFVICCLEAAENMETTTKKEATTPEEPKTTLEPKKDKCQPDSCQHICDDEGGVVRCSCESGYRLQPDKKTCKAGAFKCVPIKKRDVGLTCPPGFKRNLVNQVCDDINECQLPRPPCPKYLCENTIGAYKCAGKPGKPYTEAVPGAITEPTVTSSTASPKNDICPPGFRAGPDDECLDIDECDERLDDCQRLSQHCINTHGGFFCQDHVSKRCAPGFKVNVATGICEDIDECEESSEVCKRTEVCINLPGAYNCKSKISTLPKLATKTCQEGTRVRPGGSVCEDIDECREGSHLCDQFQNCINTYGGHECRCKNGFELDSSSGSCVDINECLLKLDNCGPGQHCLNLLGTFTCTRRAPTTSTTTSTQPPPLYEYEYYDSDEDNSTIDSPYPEPIATVPTTSSTTTTTTTTRRPTTTSTTTTTTTTTPKPTTTSTTTTTTTTPRPRPEHPYYTYYPVRPRPSSPSSPDNTTTFRRPEYPRRPYSEFPRRPEYPRRRPEPRPSEEPTNHDSSRDEVSRPEPTRPEYPRPEPTRPDTVIPRPEPRPAPPPEPRPSPAPEPSPEVTDDRRTNEIGGENPDDDFNPNEVHCLDGYVKNDEGRCVDDDECASGQHACRNLEVCVNKPGGYVCECVPGFRKDGNGWCIPLPASTSSTTTTTSTTTETAVSVPEYQPPPYRPSRPYGRYPATRNCEMGYKFDPRRNDCVDIDECATNTATCSPREDCINIPGGFRCECGWRCRAELERPSYNMTPATTTPPPRMPSPGDSRSIITVGAQYGQRGPYSPRPIYSRVPEVGAVIASCPWGYKLTPEKRCYDIDECARNTSECGPQQRCENFYGGYSCQCPAGHRLVGQNQCEDINECMHGNPCPYNADCMNTYGSYRCVCREGFRNAPSNDKVCVDLDECAETPDVCSQACSNTWGSYRCYCKKGYRLDDDNKTCIDVNECEEYSAVRLRGKLCGGECINIPGSYRCDCPRGYRLSEDSRSCIDIDECESGEARCGSGPGAVCQNTRGSYHCHHIECPPGYHLESKHRCARVQRSCQVGDWSCLQQPSAYSYNFITFVANIYLPSGSVDLFTMHGPAWRESIVSFEMRMVNVQASLGAKPADFRCFDMRPSGNICVISLLCSLEGPQVVELELTMSLYQRSMFAGSAVARLVVIVSEYDY